The following coding sequences are from one Penaeus monodon isolate SGIC_2016 chromosome 21, NSTDA_Pmon_1, whole genome shotgun sequence window:
- the LOC119586248 gene encoding SET domain-containing protein 9-like: MEEVQGFSVVRAASHVGGTGVVVQAKAQARVQRGQVVALYPGLLYLPFQPIFLQSVGNSFVFRCIDGVHVDGNDRRISRAAFRSCVGRDRVGHLTLADTSWLTPHPVNPLNVGQYVNNRTAGRPSNVAYQEVTVRPGEVALEDRHLLPNLWYSPPADVPVADLPFRLVALVATRDVAPGEELFSDYFTVVH, from the exons ATGGAGGAAGTGCAGGGCTTCAGCGTGGTGCGGGCGGCCAGCCACGTGGGCGGCACGGGCGTCGTGGTGCAGGCCAAAGCACAGGCCCGGGTACAGCGCGGGCAGGTGGTGGCGCTGTACCCGGGGCTGCTGTACCTGCCCTTCCAGCCTATCTTCCTGCAGAGCGTCGGCAACTCCTTCGTGTTCCGCTGCATCGACGGCGTCCATGTCGATGGCAACGACAGGAGGATCTCGAGGGCGGCTTTCAG ATCGTGCGTAGGTCGTGACCGCGTCGGCCACCTGACCTTGGCTGACACCAGTTGGCTCACCCCCCACCCTGTGAATCCGCTCAACGTCGGTCAGTACGTGAACAACCGGACAGCTG ggCGGCCGAGCAACGTGGCGTACCAGGAGGTGACGGTGAGGCCCGGGGAGGTGGCTCTCGAGGACAGGCACCTCCTGCCCAACCTGTGGTACTCCCCCCCTGCGGACGTGCCCGTGGCCGATCTGCCCTTCCGCCTCGTGGCCCTGGTGGCCACGCGGGACGTGGCGCCCGGCGAGGAGCTCTTCTCCGATTACTTCACGGTCGTTCACTGA
- the LOC119586246 gene encoding uncharacterized protein LOC119586246 gives MPPYKPFLSLTNICIEWVLEWLARNVKRLGAPKERLKQRKYITAHLNSNIRQRLLNIIFQQHMYKWDLSSKCLILELLGDRSTQIIDFTKGGYGFVDEVWHFYRTLTIGLMVNLTKIGVTCNLKTESDKKYLTDINHTFYRIFSQMKNLRWVILKGVADTVLLGMMGTNCPYLEYLDVSGSYKVDDESVANLLLKDPLSVEGRNLQKLSLQDIPTQPCAKSLKYVCLSETNVSLVSAVILLHYVPKLQSFGGDIHAGSVSSVMEMLQPEEGHMTFQLQELWDARILPHHASLMNIVCPHLTCLNTDASSLDCLHIFSSISSLTLSLYYRNFVNQIYNYLLGNGENLKKLILVDHINSYLDLSWLVELTPNLEHLESSVDLLEGTEMSEWPYLKFARVTVGTSKVLLALLTNAPELRELDITFVREPYQETFECINDDLIIYAVIEDGLRKLHKLKINECAIGLKGIDCLLLHCPDLCYLAPLAFWHGLSNQDLHSLVQRIKENNWQLKLIMRTDWEDGQELKEILKAS, from the coding sequence ATGCCACCTTATaagccttttctttctctgaccAACATATGTATTGAATGGGTGTTAGAGTGGCTCGCTAGGAATGTGAAGCGGCTAGGAGCCCCAAAGGAGCGCCTGAAACAGCGGAAATACATAACAGCACACCTCAATTCCAATATCAGACAAAGGCTTCTCAACATCATTTTCCAACAGCACATGTACAAGTGGGATCTGTCAAGCAAATGCCTGATACTGGAGCTGTTGGGAGACCGTAGTACTCAGATCATTGACTTCACAAAAGGAGGCTATGGCTTTGTAGATGAGGTATGGCACTTCTACCGCACACTTACCATTGGCTTGATGGTCAATCTGACTAAGATTGGTGTGACCTGCAACTTGAAGACAGAGTCAGACAAGAAGTATTTAACGGATATTAATCACACTTTCTATCGAATCTTCAGTCAGATGAAGAACTTGCGATGGGTGATTCTGAAGGGGGTTGCCGACACAGTACTTCTTGGAATGATGGGGACAAATTGTCCATATCTTGAGTATTTAGATGTTAGTGGTTCTTATAAGGTTGATGATGAGTCTGTAGCAAACCTTCTGCTGAAAGATCCCTTATCTGTAGAGGGCAGAAATCTGCAGAAGCTAAGCCTACAGGATATCCCAACACAACCTTGTGCCAAGAGCTTAAAGTATGTTTGTTTGAGTGAGACTAATGTGAGTCTAGTAAGTGCTGTCATTCTTTTGCATTATGTCCCCAAACTTCAATCATTTGGGGGAGACATTCATGCAGGTTCTGTTAGTAGTGTCATGGAAATGTTACAGCCAGAAGAAGGTCACATGACCTTCCAGCTACAAGAGTTGTGGGATGCAAGGATCCTACCACACCATGCATCTCTTATGAACATAGTGTGTCCTCATCTCACCTGCCTCAACACCGATGCTTCCTCTCTTGACTGCCTTCATATTTTCAGCTCCATCTCATCCCTCACTCTCAGCCTTTACTACCGCAATTTCGTGAATCAGATATACAACTATCTCCTCGGTAATGGAGAGAACTTGAAGAAGCTCATACTTGTAGACCACATCAATTCCTACCTTGATCTGTCATGGCTGGTGGAACTCACCCCCAACTTAGAGCATTTAGAATCTTCTGTAGACTTGCTAGAAGGAACAGAGATGTCAGAATGGCCATACCTAAAGTTTGCACGAGTAACTGTCGGGACATCCAAGGTCCTCCTAGCTCTTTTGACCAACGCACCTGAATTGAGAGAACTAGACATCACCTTTGTAAGAGAACCATACCAAGAGACCTTTGAGTGCATCAACGATGACCTCATCATCTACGCAGTGATTGAAGATGGCCTTAGAAAATTACACAAGCTAAAGATTAATGAGTGTGCCATTGGCTTGAAGGGGATAGACTGTCTCCTCTTGCATTGCCCTGACTTGTGCTACCTAGCCCCTCTTGCCTTCTGGCATGGGCTCTCTAATCAGGATTTGCATTCTCTCGTGCAGCGAATCAAGGAGAATAACTGGCAGCTCAAGCTTATTATGCGTACAGACTGGGAGGATGGCCAAGAACTTAAGGAGATTTTAAAAGCTTCTTGA